One Kitasatospora sp. NBC_01266 genomic window carries:
- a CDS encoding GntR family transcriptional regulator yields the protein MTGSAHRPAGTTAPGARGLKFRTLADRLRREIGEGVWPPGSRLPTEQELARAHEASVSTVRRAVADLVAEELVVRRQGSGTYVLAPKAGGGRSALIGVIVPDTAFYYPRVLRGIEERLAAAGARSVIACSGYDQAREARALADMLEAGAEGLLLAPTLAGPQSPESYLDQLAGLPVPVVLVERRGRSLGDVTESVCTHHEAGGYDAVRHLARLGHRRIGLVLRLNSPTTEPVDCGFQQAVRELGLAGTEFRAALEEWSPAAADRCLLGLRGAGVTAAVCFGDRQAALLEAAARRAGVRVPDDLALIAYDDEIADIAEVPLTAVSPPKHLLGRTAAGLLLNRLEHPEDSHRQILLRPAITVRESCGAAR from the coding sequence ATGACCGGCTCGGCCCACCGACCGGCCGGGACCACGGCCCCGGGAGCCAGGGGGCTGAAGTTCCGCACGCTCGCGGACCGCCTGCGCCGGGAGATCGGGGAGGGCGTCTGGCCGCCCGGCAGCCGGCTGCCCACCGAGCAGGAGCTGGCCCGGGCGCACGAGGCGTCGGTGAGCACCGTCCGCCGCGCCGTCGCCGACCTGGTCGCGGAGGAGCTGGTGGTGCGGCGGCAGGGCTCCGGCACCTACGTCCTCGCCCCGAAGGCGGGTGGCGGCCGCTCCGCGCTGATCGGCGTCATCGTGCCCGATACCGCCTTCTACTACCCCCGGGTCCTCAGGGGCATCGAGGAGCGGCTGGCGGCGGCCGGCGCACGGTCCGTCATCGCCTGCTCCGGCTACGACCAGGCCCGCGAGGCGAGGGCGCTCGCCGACATGCTGGAGGCGGGTGCCGAAGGGCTGCTGCTGGCGCCCACCCTGGCCGGTCCGCAGAGCCCGGAGAGCTACCTGGACCAGCTGGCCGGGCTACCGGTGCCGGTCGTGCTGGTCGAGCGGCGGGGGCGCAGCCTCGGCGACGTCACCGAGAGCGTCTGCACCCACCACGAGGCCGGGGGGTACGACGCCGTGCGCCACCTGGCCCGGCTCGGGCACCGGCGGATCGGGCTGGTGCTGCGGCTGAACAGCCCCACCACCGAGCCGGTGGACTGCGGCTTCCAGCAGGCCGTGCGTGAACTCGGGCTCGCGGGAACGGAGTTCCGGGCCGCCCTGGAGGAGTGGAGCCCGGCTGCGGCCGACCGCTGCCTGCTCGGCCTGCGCGGGGCCGGCGTGACCGCCGCGGTCTGCTTCGGCGACCGGCAGGCGGCCTTGCTGGAGGCCGCGGCCCGCCGGGCCGGGGTGCGGGTGCCGGACGACCTGGCGCTGATCGCCTACGACGACGAGATCGCCGACATCGCCGAGGTCCCGCTCACCGCCGTGTCGCCGCCCAAGCACCTGCTGGGCCGCACCGCGGCCGGCCTGCTGCTGAACCGGCTGGAGCACCCGGAGGACTCGCACCGGCAGATCCTGCTCCGGCCGGCGATCACCGTCCGCGAGTCCTGCGGGGCGGCCCGGTAG
- a CDS encoding polysaccharide lyase family 8 super-sandwich domain-containing protein has product MDATQPTARSGPAMSRRRLLQITGTAAALVGAAQLLRPTMAWADTYDSMRGTWVQLLTGSGFTATAAPFSTVLSTTGSQASGYQGSMAPTTGSLWPDLPIGTVSANVTSSYDRLRTMALAYVQPNTGLTGNAALASAILTGLDWLYGNAYTPSTTTYNNWWDWQIGAPQRLLDAALLMYPQLSTSQTANYCAAIDHFVPVSLVATYSGTSTGANRVDLCRVLMLRGVLGKSTASLTSGQTALSPVFPYVLSGDGFYSDGSFIQHTYTPYAGHYGDVLLGDLSKLLTLTAGTTWAITDPGVQNFYAAVDSAFAPFVFNGLVMDGVCGRAVSRGIGATNNPTQFQQDDNNRGHGVVSDILRLATSGAASPAQSAAWKSMVKGWLQRQYYEPLMSNTTLGVAELARAQALLNDSTVTATAEPVNSVVFGMDRAVHRRPGWAAQLSICSSRTTFYETGNGENLQGWHQNSGMLYWYGSNYGDGQYADAFWPTVDPYKLPGTTVSTLALANAAGGAWGASHPNSAWAGGATDGTYSVVGQDVRGLQSTLTGKKSWFLLDDSVHCLGAGITCTDGVDVQTTVDNRNLGPNNTQGLTVDGTVQPTTLGWSQTFTGSQYMAIDGMGAWVFPGGATVNAKREARTGAWSTINTSSATTPITRNYLTMWFDHGTDPSGASYSYQLMPGATAAQAAARAASPNVTVLANTATVQAISCPSLGLTMANFFAAGSAGPLTASGPCSVLVREQGGTLTVAVSDPTRAATTVQVGIARTGYAAVSSAAGIAVLAPSGGISLLAETGGTHGASRTAVLTTTGSAPATATATQLTATASTYVRDGSYANTNYGNATTVVVKNTNTANSGYTRESLLAFDVSGLTGKVSRAVLWLYGNVQDSAGTETTLQAFGLSSTNWTETGVTWNTAPSRTTALGTGLLSTGGDWIGLDVTSAVAAAQTSAGGNGTAALAVFEPGGAVGLAVVLDARLSSTNPPQLEVVSS; this is encoded by the coding sequence GTGGACGCCACCCAGCCCACCGCTCGATCCGGCCCGGCCATGAGCCGCCGCCGGCTGCTCCAGATCACCGGTACCGCCGCCGCGCTGGTCGGCGCCGCCCAGCTGCTCCGCCCGACCATGGCCTGGGCCGACACCTACGACTCGATGCGCGGCACCTGGGTGCAACTGCTCACCGGCAGCGGCTTCACCGCCACGGCTGCGCCGTTCTCCACCGTGCTGTCCACCACCGGCTCCCAGGCGAGCGGCTACCAAGGCTCGATGGCACCGACCACCGGCTCGCTCTGGCCGGACCTGCCGATCGGCACCGTCTCCGCCAACGTCACCAGCAGCTACGACCGGCTCCGGACCATGGCGCTGGCGTACGTCCAGCCGAACACCGGCCTCACCGGGAACGCCGCGCTCGCCTCGGCGATCCTGACCGGGCTCGACTGGCTGTACGGCAACGCCTACACCCCCTCCACCACCACCTACAACAACTGGTGGGACTGGCAGATCGGCGCCCCGCAGCGGCTGCTGGACGCCGCGCTGCTGATGTACCCGCAGCTGAGCACCAGCCAGACGGCCAACTACTGCGCGGCGATCGACCACTTCGTCCCGGTCTCCCTGGTCGCGACCTACAGCGGCACCAGTACCGGCGCCAACCGGGTCGACCTCTGCCGGGTGCTGATGCTGCGCGGCGTGCTCGGCAAGAGCACGGCCTCGCTGACCAGCGGGCAGACGGCGCTCTCCCCGGTCTTCCCGTACGTGCTCAGCGGCGACGGCTTCTACTCCGACGGCAGCTTCATCCAGCACACCTACACCCCCTACGCCGGCCACTACGGCGACGTGCTGCTCGGCGACCTGAGCAAGCTGCTCACCCTGACCGCGGGCACCACCTGGGCGATCACGGATCCGGGCGTGCAGAACTTCTACGCGGCGGTGGACTCGGCCTTCGCGCCGTTCGTCTTCAACGGCCTGGTGATGGACGGCGTCTGCGGCCGCGCCGTGAGCCGCGGCATCGGCGCCACCAACAACCCGACGCAGTTCCAGCAGGACGACAACAACCGCGGCCACGGCGTGGTCTCCGACATCCTGCGGCTGGCCACCTCCGGTGCGGCCTCCCCGGCCCAGTCGGCGGCCTGGAAGTCCATGGTCAAGGGCTGGTTGCAGCGCCAGTACTACGAGCCGCTGATGAGCAACACGACCCTCGGCGTCGCCGAACTCGCCCGTGCCCAGGCCCTGCTGAACGACTCCACGGTCACCGCCACCGCCGAACCCGTCAACAGCGTGGTGTTCGGCATGGACCGGGCCGTCCACCGCCGCCCCGGCTGGGCCGCGCAGCTGAGCATCTGCTCCTCCCGCACCACCTTCTACGAGACCGGCAACGGCGAGAACCTCCAGGGCTGGCACCAGAACAGCGGGATGCTCTACTGGTACGGCTCCAACTACGGCGACGGGCAGTACGCGGACGCGTTCTGGCCCACGGTCGACCCCTACAAGCTGCCCGGCACCACCGTCTCCACGCTGGCCCTGGCCAACGCCGCGGGCGGAGCCTGGGGCGCCTCCCACCCCAACTCCGCCTGGGCCGGCGGCGCGACCGACGGCACCTACTCGGTGGTCGGCCAGGACGTGCGCGGCCTGCAGTCCACGCTCACCGGCAAGAAGTCCTGGTTCCTGCTGGACGACTCGGTCCACTGCCTGGGCGCCGGGATCACCTGTACCGACGGCGTGGACGTGCAGACCACCGTCGACAACCGCAACCTCGGCCCGAACAACACCCAGGGCCTCACGGTCGACGGCACCGTCCAGCCGACCACCCTCGGCTGGAGCCAGACCTTCACCGGCAGCCAGTACATGGCCATCGACGGGATGGGCGCCTGGGTCTTCCCCGGCGGCGCGACCGTCAACGCCAAGCGCGAGGCCCGCACCGGCGCCTGGTCGACCATCAACACCAGCTCGGCCACCACCCCGATCACCCGCAACTACCTGACCATGTGGTTCGACCACGGCACCGATCCCAGCGGCGCGAGCTACAGCTACCAGCTGATGCCGGGGGCGACGGCGGCACAGGCGGCCGCCCGCGCCGCGAGCCCGAACGTCACCGTGCTGGCCAACACCGCGACGGTGCAGGCGATCAGCTGCCCCTCGCTCGGGCTCACCATGGCCAACTTCTTCGCCGCCGGCTCGGCCGGCCCGCTCACGGCCTCCGGTCCGTGCTCGGTGCTGGTGCGCGAGCAGGGCGGCACCCTGACCGTCGCCGTCAGCGACCCCACCCGGGCCGCCACCACCGTCCAGGTCGGCATCGCCCGCACCGGCTACGCGGCCGTCAGCTCGGCCGCCGGCATCGCCGTGCTCGCCCCCTCCGGCGGGATCAGCCTGCTGGCGGAGACCGGCGGTACGCACGGCGCGAGCCGCACCGCCGTGCTGACGACCACCGGCAGCGCGCCCGCCACGGCGACCGCCACCCAGCTCACCGCGACGGCGTCCACCTACGTCCGCGACGGGTCCTACGCCAACACCAACTACGGCAACGCGACGACCGTGGTGGTGAAGAACACCAACACGGCCAACAGCGGCTACACCCGCGAGTCGCTGCTCGCCTTCGACGTCTCCGGCCTCACCGGCAAGGTCTCCCGGGCGGTGCTCTGGCTCTACGGCAACGTGCAGGACTCCGCCGGCACCGAGACCACGCTGCAGGCGTTCGGGCTCTCCTCGACCAACTGGACCGAGACCGGCGTCACCTGGAACACCGCCCCGAGCCGCACCACCGCGCTCGGCACCGGCCTGCTCTCGACCGGAGGCGACTGGATCGGCCTCGACGTCACCAGTGCGGTCGCGGCCGCCCAGACCTCGGCCGGCGGCAACGGTACGGCGGCCCTCGCCGTCTTCGAACCGGGCGGGGCCGTCGGACTCGCCGTGGTCCTCGACGCCCGGCTGAGCTCGACCAACCCGCCGCAGCTGGAGGTGGTCAGCTCCTGA